One Salvia splendens isolate huo1 chromosome 12, SspV2, whole genome shotgun sequence genomic window carries:
- the LOC121756797 gene encoding subtilisin-like protease SBT5.3: MAINRALYLLSLALITLLLRPTLATKKSYVVYLGAHSHGIGVQSHDYDAVTESHYQFLGSFLGSSGKAKDAIFYSYTKHINGFAAILEDEEASRISKHPKVVSVFLNQGKKLHTTRSWDFLGLESNGEIRVGSLWEKARFGEDTIIANLDTGVWPSSKSFSDEELGPVPSKWRGICQNDLDASFLCNRKLIGARYFNKGYSAVAGPLNSTFTSPRDTEGHGSHTLSTAGGNFVGGASVFGYGNGTAKGGSPRARVAAYKVCWPPVGGNECFDADILAAFDTAIHDGVDVLSVSLGGDPVPFYNDSVAIGSFHAAKHGIAVVCSAGNSGPKPGTAANLAPWQITVGASTIDRQFSSFVSLGNGMRFKGESLSATSLPQHKAYPVISAASAKLANATADEALLCKPGTLDPRKANGKIVVCLRGDNARVDKGEQAALAGAVGMVLANNEASGNEILADPHVLPASHIIYSDGVTLFSYINSTRSPVAYISKPTTQLGAKPAPFMAAFSSKGPNTITPEILKPDITAPGVSIIAAYTGAQGPTNQGFDTRRVLFNSVSGTSMSCPHVSGVVGLLKTLHPKWSPAAIRSAITTTARTRDNTLKPMTNASHVKATPFSYGGGHVQPNRAMDPGLVYDLSVNDYLDFLCAIGFNQTQMKLFSEEAYACTRAVRLIDFNYPSITVPYLNGSVTVARRVKNVGSPGTYRARVRSPRGVSVRVEPETLVFGREGEEKAFRVTLSAKKYGGVKDYVFGQLIWSDGRHYVRSPIVVKQI, translated from the exons ATGGCAATTAATAGAGCTCTTTATCTCCTCTCACTTGCTCTAATAACACTATTGCTTAGACCCACACTTGccaccaaaaag TCCTACGTTGTGTATTTGGGAGCTCATTCACATGGAATAGGAGTCCAATCTCATGATTATGATGCTGTCACAGAGTCCCATTATCAGTTTCTTGGATCATTCCTTGGCAG CTCTGGTAAGGCCAAAGATGCAATTTTCTACTCATACACTAAACACATCAATGGGTTTGCTGCAATCCTTGAAGATGAAGAAGCTTCTAGAATATCTA AGCATCCCAAGGTTGTATCAGTGTTTCTGAATCAGGGGAAGAAGCTTCACACAACAAGGTCATGGGATTTTCTTGGGCTCGAAAGCAATGGCGAAATCCGAGTGGGCTCTCTGTGGGAGAAGGCTAGATTTGGGGAAGATACCATTATTGCAAATCTTGATACTG GTGTGTGGCCATCTTCAAAAAGCTTTAGTGATGAAGAATTGGGACCAGTTCCTTCAAAGTGGAGAGGAATTTGCCAAAATGATTTGGATGCCAGCTTTCTTTGCAACAG GAAGCTGATTGGAGCAAGATACTTCAACAAGGGGTATAGTGCCGTTGCCGGCCCACTGAATTCCACGTTCACGAGCCCGAGGGACACGGAGGGGCACGGGTCCCACACGTTGTCGACGGCCGGTGGGAATTTTGTGGGCGGGGCGAGTGTTTTTGGGTATGGCAATGGGACAGCTAAAGGCGGGTCGCCAAGGGCTCGGGTGGCTGCTTACAAAGTGTGCTGGCCGCCTGTGGGGGGAAACGAGTGCTTCGATGCGGATATCCTGGCTGCTTTCGACACGGCCATACATGATGGGGTTGATGTTCTGTCTGTCTCTCTCGGAGGAGATCCTGTTCCGTTCTACAACGACAGCGTTGCTATAGGCTCGTTCCACGCAGCGAAGCATGGCATTGCGGTGGTCTGTTCGGCTGGGAATTCGGGGCCTAAACCTGGCACGGCTGCGAACCTTGCACCTTGGCAGATCACGGTTGGGGCGAGCACCATCGACCGCCAGTTCTCTAGCTTCGTCTCGCTAGGGAACGGAATGCGCTTCAAG GGAGAGAGCCTTTCAGCTACGTCGTTGCCTCAGCACAAGGCGTATCCCGTCATCTCTGCTGCGTCGGCCAAACTTGCCAACGCGACAGCTGATGAGGC GTTGCTTTGCAAACCAGGAACTCTGGATCCTCGAAAGGCGAATGGGAAGATCGTGGTGTGTCTGCGGGGGGACAACGCGAGAGTCGACAAAGGCGAGCAGGCCGCCTTGGCCGGAGCAGTGGGGATGGTGCTGGCAAACAATGAGGCTTCTGGTAATGAAATCCTTGCTGATCCTCATGTTCTGCCTGCTTCACACATCATTTACTCTGATGGAGTCACTCTATTCTCCTACATCAATTCAACAAG GTCGCCCGTGGCTTACATTAGCAAACCAACGACTCAGCTAGGCGCGAAGCCTGCGCCTTTCATGGCAGCCTTCTCCTCTAAAGGGCCTAACACCATCACACCAGAAATCCTAAAG CCGGATATCACTGCTCCGGGAGTAAGCATCATAGCCGCCTACACGGGGGCGCAGGGGCCAACCAATCAAGGCTTTGACACGAGGCGCGTCCTCTTCAACTCAGTGTCGGGGACCTCAATGTCGTGCCCCCACGTCTCCGGAGTAGTCGGCCTCTTGAAGACCCTCCACCCCAAATGGAGCCCTGCAGCCATCCGATCCGCCATCACAACAACAG CAAGGACGCGCGACAACACGTTGAAGCCCATGACAAACGCGTCCCACGTCAAGGCCACGCCCTTCAGCTACGGAGGAGGCCACGTGCAGCCCAACCGCGCCATGGACCCCGGCCTAGTCTATGATCTATCCGTAAACGACTACTTGGACTTCCTCTGCGCCATCGGGTTCAACCAGACGCAGATGAAGCTCTTCTCGGAAGAGGCGTACGCGTGCACTAGAGCCGTTCGCCTCATCGACTTCAACTACCCTTCCATCACGGTCCCGTACCTCAATGGCTCGGTGACCGTGGCGAGAAGGGTGAAGAATGTGGGGTCCCCGGGCACCTACAGAGCCCGCGTGCGCAGCCCACGTGGCGTGTCGGTGAGGGTCGAGCCGGAGACGCTCGTGTTCGGGAGAGAAGGGGAGGAGAAGGCCTTTAGAGTGACACTGAGTGCTAAGAAGTATGGTGGTGTGAAGGACTATGTGTTTGGACAGCTGATATGGAGTGATGGAAGGCATTATGTTAGAAGTCCAATTGTTGTGAAACAAATCTAG